GGGGCGGGCGGCCACGGCCGTCGCCCCCGTCCTGTAGGAGGAACGCCGCGTGCCGAAAGTCCTCGTCGTGGACGACAGCGTGAGCGTGAGGAAGGTGGTCGAGAAGGCCCTCGAGGGCCGCGGCCTGGAGGTGCTGTCCGCCGCGTCCGGCGCCGAGGCGATCGAGCGCATCGAGAGCGCACGGCCGGACGTGGTGATCTGTGACGTGGTCCTGCCCGACAAGGACGGCTATCAGGTCTGCCAGTTCGTGCGGGCGCACCCGGCGATCCACACGACGCCCGTGCTCCTGATCTCCGGCGTGGTCAACAGCACCGTCCTGACGCGGGCCGCCGAGGTGCAGTCCAGCGAAGTGATGTTCAAGCCCTTCAGCGCCGACGACCTGGTCCGGAAGATCGACGGCCTCCTCAGCGCGCACGCCAACGGCAAGCCGGCCGCGGCGCGCGGGCCCGCCCGCGCGCCGGCGTGGGCGCCTCCCGCCGCGGCGGACGAGCACGCCGGTATGGGCGCGACGCCGGCCGGCGTCAAGGGGCAGATCGAGTCGCTCGCCGGCACGCCCGGCGTGCGCTTCGTCGCGCTCGCAGATCGCGAGGGGTTCCTCATCGAGTCGGCGGGCGAGCTGGTGCCCGACGCCGAGGTGGCCGGCGCGCTGGCGTCGTGCCTCGCGGAGGCCTCCGGCGGCATCGGCCGCGAGCTGGGGCAGGGCGGGCTCCTGGGAACCAT
This region of Candidatus Methylomirabilota bacterium genomic DNA includes:
- a CDS encoding response regulator, with the translated sequence MPKVLVVDDSVSVRKVVEKALEGRGLEVLSAASGAEAIERIESARPDVVICDVVLPDKDGYQVCQFVRAHPAIHTTPVLLISGVVNSTVLTRAAEVQSSEVMFKPFSADDLVRKIDGLLSAHANGKPAAARGPARAPAWAPPAAADEHAGMGATPAGVKGQIESLAGTPGVRFVALADREGFLIESAGELVPDAEVAGALASCLAEASGGIGRELGQGGLLGTILEYEGGTLLLHAVGASALLAVLVGDPGALGKVRYYVKKALPELAKAL